From Lates calcarifer isolate ASB-BC8 unplaced genomic scaffold, TLL_Latcal_v3 _unitig_5109_quiver_2936, whole genome shotgun sequence, the proteins below share one genomic window:
- the LOC108873758 gene encoding uncharacterized protein LOC108873758, translating to MERSETVCRYCGVTYLIYYEFHQLRTRLAQLETELQDVRGTAEREKAQREALELGRLEWERALHLELQRKSEEKESSMREKLEDKYRDIERVLREELEEKNERRRREMEEEYQKTIEEKEKQLRRELGDSEAERLRSQGDELERRAEEREKVLNDALQKANKNLDELRKYLQQLEER from the coding sequence ATGGAGCGCAGTGAGACAGTGTGCCGTTACTGTGGTGTAACCTACCTCATTTACTACGAGTTCCATCAACTCCGCACCCGGCTGGCTCAGTTGGAGACTGAGCTCCAGGATGTGAGAGGgactgctgagagagagaaggccCAGCGAGAGGCACTGGAGCTGGGCAGGCTGGAATGGGAGAGGGCACTTCATCTGGAGTTGCAGAGGAAATcagaagagaaggagagcagCATGAGAGAAAAGCTGGAAGATAAGTacagagacatagagagagTTCTGAGAGAGGagttggaagaaaaaaatgaaaggaggaggagagaaatggaaGAGGAGTATCAGAAAACCattgaagaaaaagagaaacaactCAGAAGAGAGCTGGGAGACTCAGAGGCGGAGAGACTAAGGAGCCAGGGAGACGAGCTGGAGAGGAGGgccgaggagagagagaaagtcctGAATGACGCACTTCAAAAGGCCAATAAAAATTTAGATGAGCTGAGAAAATACCTCCAACAGCTGGAAGAGAGGTGA